The Desulfosporosinus acidiphilus SJ4 genome has a window encoding:
- the murB gene encoding UDP-N-acetylmuramate dehydrogenase, whose protein sequence is MVLNGLPGRVEKNYPLKQLTTWKIGGPAEFAYWPNSAEDFVLVIERAKAAKVPVWLIGRGSNLLISDEGLPGITLVTTSLRAIRWGDYSVQVQAGYPLARLAQEAGERGWHGLEFARGIPGSVGGAVIMNAGAHGGEMAPQVESLSVLTTEGCRRTLERRDLEFGYRYCSLNGEAWILEATLTFSPGDRDEILHIMGENLKRRAINQPLEVPNAGSVFRNPTGDSAGRLIEAAGWKGRGIGGAVVSDKHANFIVNIGEAKASEVLALIEEIQKDIQSKYGVDLQTEVKYLGKLRDCP, encoded by the coding sequence ATGGTTTTGAATGGATTGCCGGGGCGAGTGGAGAAGAATTACCCGCTGAAGCAGTTGACGACATGGAAGATCGGCGGACCGGCTGAGTTTGCCTATTGGCCAAATTCTGCGGAAGATTTTGTCTTGGTCATAGAACGTGCGAAGGCAGCGAAAGTTCCCGTTTGGTTAATCGGCCGAGGTTCCAATCTTTTAATTTCTGATGAGGGGCTTCCCGGGATTACTCTGGTAACAACATCGTTGCGTGCTATTCGTTGGGGAGATTACTCAGTTCAAGTGCAAGCGGGATATCCATTAGCCCGTTTAGCTCAAGAAGCCGGAGAACGAGGTTGGCATGGTTTGGAATTCGCTCGCGGCATCCCCGGTTCTGTGGGAGGGGCGGTCATTATGAATGCCGGTGCTCATGGCGGGGAAATGGCTCCCCAAGTTGAAAGCTTATCGGTACTTACAACTGAGGGGTGTAGGCGAACTCTTGAAAGAAGGGACCTAGAGTTTGGTTATCGATATTGTTCTTTAAACGGAGAGGCCTGGATTTTAGAAGCTACGCTAACGTTTTCTCCGGGAGATAGAGATGAAATTCTTCATATCATGGGAGAAAACCTGAAACGCAGGGCGATAAATCAACCCTTGGAAGTACCTAATGCCGGGAGCGTTTTTCGAAACCCCACCGGTGATTCTGCAGGGCGCTTAATTGAAGCCGCCGGGTGGAAGGGAAGAGGCATCGGAGGTGCTGTCGTCTCAGATAAACATGCCAATTTTATTGTCAACATAGGCGAGGCGAAGGCTTCCGAAGTACTTGCTTTAATCGAGGAGATACAGAAGGATATTCAATCTAAATATGGGGTCGATTTGCAGACGGAAGTGAAATATTTAGGAAAATTGAGGGATTGCCCTTAA
- the murG gene encoding undecaprenyldiphospho-muramoylpentapeptide beta-N-acetylglucosaminyltransferase → MRVMLTGGGTGGHIYPALAIAKGLLAKDSETKILYVGTRDGMEARLVPEAGIEFAGISGKGLPRKLSLDTIKVMGESTKALWQTKEILRKFHPDLVVGTGGYVSGPVVLTAALFHIPTLLHEQNALPGITNKLLARVVRRVMVTFPESTNHFGVKQKLELVGLPVRPDIGRVTRSAGAKHFGLQPDHLTILVTGGSRGARTLNQAMAAALEHLAKRPEIQVIWATGKVTYEETIKELEERGIAWQSPQWRIVEYLKEIPEALACSDLFIGRAGAATLAEIQVAGVPGILVPYPFAAENHQEHNAQAMVNSGAARMILDRELNGEKLWNYVEELISSPSLLDKMGIASRGLAKPQALNKIVALCWETAWH, encoded by the coding sequence GTGCGGGTAATGCTGACAGGTGGAGGAACAGGCGGACATATATATCCCGCTTTAGCTATCGCTAAGGGGTTGTTGGCCAAGGATTCCGAAACTAAAATCCTTTACGTGGGAACTCGCGACGGAATGGAAGCGCGCTTAGTCCCGGAGGCGGGCATCGAGTTTGCCGGAATTTCCGGCAAGGGCCTGCCGCGCAAACTAAGTTTGGATACTATAAAAGTTATGGGGGAAAGCACCAAAGCTCTTTGGCAGACTAAAGAAATATTGCGCAAGTTTCACCCGGATTTGGTCGTTGGTACCGGAGGTTATGTCTCAGGACCTGTTGTATTGACGGCAGCTCTTTTTCATATTCCAACGCTGCTCCATGAGCAAAATGCTTTGCCGGGTATTACAAATAAGCTTTTGGCTCGGGTGGTACGGCGTGTAATGGTTACCTTCCCGGAAAGCACGAATCATTTTGGGGTAAAACAGAAGCTGGAACTCGTTGGGTTGCCCGTTCGTCCGGACATTGGCCGGGTCACTCGCAGTGCCGGTGCTAAACATTTCGGATTGCAGCCGGATCATTTAACGATTCTCGTCACGGGCGGCAGCCGGGGGGCGAGAACTTTGAATCAGGCCATGGCCGCCGCCTTGGAACATCTCGCCAAGCGTCCGGAGATACAAGTGATTTGGGCTACAGGGAAGGTGACCTATGAGGAAACGATTAAGGAATTGGAAGAGAGAGGCATTGCCTGGCAAAGTCCTCAGTGGCGCATTGTAGAGTATTTAAAAGAAATACCTGAAGCCCTGGCTTGTTCGGATCTCTTTATTGGCCGAGCAGGTGCAGCGACTTTAGCGGAGATACAGGTTGCCGGTGTTCCCGGAATTTTAGTGCCTTATCCGTTTGCTGCCGAAAATCATCAGGAGCATAACGCTCAGGCTATGGTAAATTCCGGAGCGGCTCGAATGATCCTAGATCGGGAACTGAATGGAGAAAAGTTATGGAACTATGTTGAGGAATTGATTTCCTCGCCTTCATTGTTGGATAAAATGGGAATTGCTTCTCGTGGTTTGGCTAAACCACAGGCTTTGAATAAAATTGTTGCTCTTTGTTGGGAGACGGCTTGGCACTAG
- the ftsW gene encoding putative lipid II flippase FtsW, with protein sequence MRRYHRPDLVLLGTILALLGIGFIMVYSSSAVRGYIQFDDPYHFLKAEVIWVSLGLLAMFASYRVDLQMLRRLAKPALYVAVVLLVAVKVPGLGRRVNGADRWIGLGPLSIQPSEVIKLSMVLVMAHIMALNPHKIQSFRKGVLPILGLMGLIAGLIMLQPDLGTTLVIAATTFFMLIAAGAKTSHILGLGGSGLGLVVAAIAAAPYRMRRIFAFLDPWADPLGNGYQTIQALLALGPGGLFGLGLGQSRQKFLYLPENHTDFIFAMIGEELGFVGATLVVMLFFLFAWRGFRVAMRSQDAFSGLLAVGLTAMISIQAMINMGVVSGVLPVTGITLPFISYGGTSLVFTMLGVGVLLRVSREIR encoded by the coding sequence GTGCGAAGGTATCACCGACCGGATCTGGTCTTGCTGGGGACAATTTTAGCCTTGCTGGGGATAGGTTTTATTATGGTCTATAGCTCGAGCGCTGTGAGAGGGTACATTCAGTTTGACGATCCTTATCATTTTCTGAAAGCAGAAGTCATTTGGGTATCCTTGGGTCTTTTGGCCATGTTCGCCAGCTATAGGGTTGATTTGCAAATGCTGCGCCGTTTGGCTAAACCAGCCCTTTACGTTGCCGTTGTTCTGTTAGTGGCCGTCAAAGTTCCCGGATTAGGACGGAGAGTGAATGGCGCCGATCGTTGGATTGGTCTGGGTCCTTTGTCCATACAGCCTTCCGAAGTGATCAAACTCTCGATGGTTTTAGTGATGGCCCATATTATGGCCTTAAATCCTCATAAGATCCAATCCTTTCGCAAAGGGGTTTTACCTATATTGGGTCTGATGGGATTGATTGCAGGCTTGATTATGCTTCAACCCGATCTCGGGACAACGTTGGTGATTGCCGCGACAACATTTTTTATGCTGATTGCCGCAGGCGCAAAAACTTCACATATCTTAGGACTTGGTGGAAGCGGACTGGGACTGGTTGTAGCGGCCATTGCTGCTGCGCCGTACAGAATGCGGAGGATATTTGCCTTTCTAGATCCCTGGGCAGACCCTTTGGGGAATGGATACCAAACGATTCAAGCTCTGTTAGCCTTGGGGCCGGGGGGGCTTTTTGGCTTAGGCCTAGGGCAAAGCCGTCAAAAATTCCTATATTTGCCGGAGAACCATACGGATTTTATTTTTGCCATGATTGGCGAGGAACTGGGGTTCGTAGGAGCAACCTTGGTTGTGATGTTGTTTTTTCTGTTTGCCTGGAGAGGATTTCGAGTTGCCATGAGATCTCAGGACGCTTTTTCAGGCTTGTTGGCCGTTGGCTTAACTGCTATGATATCAATTCAAGCGATGATCAATATGGGTGTTGTGAGCGGGGTATTGCCTGTAACAGGAATTACCTTGCCGTTTATCAGCTATGGGGGAACATCGTTGGTTTTTACAATGCTGGGTGTAGGAGTCTTACTTCGAGTATCGCGGGAAATTAGGTAA
- the murD gene encoding UDP-N-acetylmuramoyl-L-alanine--D-glutamate ligase: MNKRVLVIGAGLSGQAAVRKLQGLGAEVFLTDRKPLEQLEGVEELNLDEGHLLVGGVPEFKEVNPDLLVLSPGVSPKLSLVQDALSQKVEVWSEVELAMVDCPALCVGVTGTNGKTTTTSLIGELAKRTGRPTVVAGNIGVALSGKVAGMDEKGIVVAELSSFQLEFIHKLRVHVAALLNLTPDHLDRHGSIENYLEAKARIFENQRETDLAILNWDDPYVRELGPKLKGQVLYFSPTSFLKKGISLDQDNIVYSENGKVIPIVSPKKLQLRGAHNLENVMAAAAAGKAMGLSWTEIAEGLEEFPGVEHREEIVGTFNDVLFVNDSKGTNTDAATKALLAFEEPIVLIAGGKNKGLDFHDFMKIVRDRVKSLVLLGMAADEMEQAARDEGVERIIRASSFADGVEKAIAEAVPGDVVLLSPACTSWDMFKSYEERGELFKELVRRHYREPIEQ; encoded by the coding sequence GTGAATAAACGTGTTTTAGTTATTGGTGCTGGACTTAGCGGGCAAGCGGCTGTGCGTAAGCTTCAAGGCTTGGGCGCGGAAGTTTTCCTGACTGATCGTAAGCCTTTAGAGCAACTCGAAGGGGTTGAAGAATTGAATCTTGATGAGGGCCATTTATTGGTGGGGGGTGTACCGGAGTTTAAAGAGGTTAATCCGGATCTTTTGGTGCTGTCGCCGGGGGTATCTCCCAAACTGTCCCTTGTTCAAGATGCCTTAAGCCAAAAAGTGGAGGTCTGGAGCGAGGTTGAACTGGCCATGGTTGATTGTCCTGCGCTTTGTGTTGGAGTCACAGGAACTAACGGTAAAACAACAACGACTTCCTTGATTGGAGAATTAGCAAAGCGGACTGGCCGGCCAACGGTTGTAGCTGGGAATATCGGAGTCGCTCTAAGCGGAAAAGTCGCAGGTATGGATGAAAAGGGCATTGTTGTTGCCGAGTTGTCGAGTTTTCAATTAGAGTTTATCCATAAACTTCGTGTTCATGTTGCAGCGTTGCTGAATCTCACCCCGGATCATCTGGATCGACATGGTTCGATAGAAAACTATCTGGAAGCGAAAGCTCGGATTTTCGAGAATCAAAGGGAAACTGATTTAGCGATATTAAATTGGGATGATCCTTATGTGCGCGAATTGGGACCAAAACTAAAGGGGCAAGTACTCTACTTCAGCCCTACATCATTTTTGAAAAAAGGGATTAGCTTAGATCAGGATAATATCGTCTACTCAGAAAATGGCAAAGTCATTCCCATCGTTTCCCCTAAAAAGCTTCAGCTGCGTGGAGCTCACAATTTAGAAAACGTCATGGCTGCCGCCGCGGCAGGCAAAGCTATGGGACTTTCCTGGACTGAGATTGCCGAAGGTCTTGAAGAGTTTCCGGGGGTAGAGCATAGAGAGGAGATCGTTGGGACTTTTAACGATGTTCTTTTTGTTAACGATTCTAAGGGAACCAACACGGATGCGGCAACAAAGGCTTTGTTAGCCTTTGAAGAACCCATCGTTTTAATTGCCGGAGGTAAAAATAAGGGACTCGATTTTCACGACTTTATGAAGATTGTCAGAGATAGAGTTAAAAGTCTTGTTTTATTGGGGATGGCTGCTGATGAGATGGAACAAGCAGCAAGAGATGAAGGCGTTGAAAGAATTATCCGGGCCTCAAGCTTTGCTGATGGAGTGGAGAAAGCAATAGCTGAGGCAGTTCCCGGCGACGTCGTTCTCTTATCACCTGCTTGTACAAGTTGGGATATGTTTAAAAGTTATGAGGAAAGAGGGGAATTGTTTAAGGAGTTAGTGCGTAGGCATTATAGGGAACCCATTGAACAATAA